GTTGTCATTCATACTGCGAATTTACAGGTGTTCAGAGCAAAGAAAGGGTGACACCATAGAGAAAATCTTAGTATCACAGGATTTACAGTTACATCCTTCAGAAGAACTCAGTCTAAGCGATCCGGCAAGACTTCGAAACAAGTGGTGCTTGCAATTACATTTACAAACTTGCTTACGGAACTCGTTTCAACTCTTCACTAACATGCACATCTGGGCATTCCTGCAACAAAAGCAGAAGGTCCTTTGGAATAGTTTGGATCTTGCTTTCCTCTGGTCGACGATTATCCTGAAGAGTACTCTCATGAAACAGCTGCAGGGCACCCTGTGCTGAAATTTCTTGCACAGAGTTGTGCAAATCTTCAAGTTTTCCTCTACGCTGGGCGTCGAGCAGCAACTTTTCTTTTAACCTGTCGGGAAGACTAGCTAATGCACTGCTTGAAGGACAGCAAAAGGAAAATATAATAAATGAGAATGACACATGAGAAACTCAATACAAGAAAACTGTTATTCGCACGACCAGAAATGCAATTTACCTAGTAATCCCCCGAACGAGACCCCACTTGAATGCGACATCCGCAGATTGCCTATGCCCAAGGTTGAACCCCTCTTGGGCAACATCCTTCTGCCCTTCGGTTATACCATCCCTATAGCCCATCTACAGAGAAACCAAAAGCCTTATTTTCAAACCTCTTCGATATGGACGCAAATTCATGATTCACAAATGAATCAATAACCATGGAAATCAAAATAATCATGTACCTTATGAAACTGCTCCTGCCTGTGCTCCCATTCTCTTTTCAAGTCAGAATCATGCCCTGGAGAATCTGAGGCATCACCCCAGACATCATCGTCCGCAGCAGCAGCATCACCGTTGCCTGAATGGAAATTGGTGGAAAACAACTAGTTGTGAACTTGTGATGACATGGAATGCTAGTATTAATTAAGCAGAAACTTGTATCCAACTAAGTAACATATATGGCAATAATAGACAGATAGAAGGCCGCAAAATCTAGTGATACTACATCAGAGCAAGGCTAGAGCACTACCATGCCCATTGGTTCCTTCCTCCCGCGATGGTGATGCCTCCATGTGTAGCTCTCCCACTGATGCTGCCAAACCCCTCACGCCCTCGGAGCCGGCCATCACAAAACCAATCTGTACCTGAAACATGGAACACCAACAAGAATGGTCAGTTGACAGGCAGCAGCTTATTTCCCCCATTTAGTTCATTGGCCAGTATCATAAACATATTGCCAATCGTTAAC
The Aegilops tauschii subsp. strangulata cultivar AL8/78 chromosome 3, Aet v6.0, whole genome shotgun sequence genome window above contains:
- the LOC109746995 gene encoding uncharacterized protein → MAGSEGVRGLAASVGELHMEASPSREEGTNGHGNGDAAAADDDVWGDASDSPGHDSDLKREWEHRQEQFHKMGYRDGITEGQKDVAQEGFNLGHRQSADVAFKWGLVRGITSALASLPDRLKEKLLLDAQRRGKLEDLHNSVQEISAQGALQLFHESTLQDNRRPEESKIQTIPKDLLLLLQECPDVHVSEELKRVP